Proteins from a genomic interval of Ndongobacter massiliensis:
- the arcC gene encoding carbamate kinase translates to MKKIVLALGGNALGNTPEEQREAVKITAKSIVDLVEQGNKVIISHGNGPQVGMINLAMDAASQSDVQTPPMPFPECGAMSQGYIGYHLQNALENELCARKRSESVATVVTQTLVDAKDPAFQNPTKPVGAFYTAAEAEKMKEKGFVFKEDAGRGYRRVVPSPKPIDIVEKNAVKILYENGVIVIAGGGGGIPVVEKDGAYRGVPAVIDKDFTTAKLAELVDADTLIILTAVEKIAIRFGKPDQQWLDVLRPEEAEAYNAAGEFAEGSMKPKVEAALSFVRSKSGREALITSLEKAADGLVGKTGTRIRG, encoded by the coding sequence ATGAAAAAAATTGTTTTGGCACTGGGCGGCAATGCCCTCGGCAATACGCCGGAAGAACAGCGAGAAGCGGTAAAAATCACCGCAAAATCCATTGTCGACTTGGTCGAGCAAGGCAACAAAGTCATTATTTCGCACGGCAATGGTCCGCAGGTCGGCATGATCAACTTAGCGATGGATGCCGCATCGCAGTCGGACGTGCAGACACCGCCGATGCCCTTCCCGGAATGCGGAGCGATGAGTCAGGGTTATATCGGTTATCATTTGCAGAATGCGTTGGAAAATGAACTGTGCGCCCGCAAGCGCAGTGAATCGGTGGCGACGGTGGTAACACAGACGCTCGTCGATGCGAAAGACCCGGCGTTCCAAAATCCCACAAAGCCGGTGGGTGCCTTCTATACCGCGGCAGAAGCGGAAAAAATGAAGGAGAAAGGTTTTGTCTTCAAAGAGGATGCCGGTCGCGGATACCGTCGTGTGGTGCCCTCACCGAAGCCCATTGACATTGTGGAGAAGAATGCAGTAAAAATTCTGTACGAAAACGGGGTTATCGTCATTGCAGGCGGCGGTGGCGGCATTCCGGTTGTCGAGAAGGACGGCGCTTACCGGGGCGTGCCGGCGGTCATTGACAAGGACTTCACAACGGCGAAACTGGCGGAGCTCGTCGATGCGGATACACTGATTATTTTAACCGCGGTGGAAAAAATCGCCATTCGATTCGGGAAACCCGATCAGCAGTGGCTGGATGTGCTCCGTCCCGAGGAAGCGGAAGCCTACAACGCAGCGGGGGAATTCGCCGAGGGTTCTATGAAACCCAAAGTTGAAGCCGCCCTCTCCTTTGTGCGCTCCAAGTCGGGGCGCGAAGCGTTGATCACTTCGCTGGAAAAGGCGGCAGACGGTTTGGTAGGAAAAACGGGTACGCGCATTCGCGGCTAA
- a CDS encoding glycosyltransferase, with product MGIGLYLRRKGIVDFVELAKRMPQYKFIWFGYSNPITSTLDVQQAVKTELSNLNFAGYVENKDIILALQACDLYVFPTYEETEGIPAIEACAAGADFIVRDIPVFDTWLENGLNCYKAINVDDFEKKINDFLKRRLPSLKDKAYKVAEERDLARIGQKLKSAYKHAMRLRDLRVKYDS from the coding sequence ATGGGCATAGGCCTTTACCTTCGCCGCAAGGGGATAGTGGACTTTGTCGAATTGGCCAAGAGGATGCCCCAATATAAGTTTATCTGGTTCGGCTATTCAAACCCTATAACCTCAACACTTGATGTTCAACAGGCTGTAAAGACCGAGCTTAGCAATTTAAACTTTGCCGGTTATGTTGAAAACAAGGATATTATACTGGCTCTTCAGGCCTGTGATTTGTATGTTTTTCCCACTTATGAGGAAACCGAAGGCATACCGGCTATTGAAGCCTGTGCTGCCGGAGCTGATTTCATAGTTAGGGATATACCGGTTTTTGATACTTGGCTGGAAAATGGCCTTAACTGTTACAAGGCCATCAATGTAGACGATTTTGAGAAAAAAATTAATGATTTTCTAAAACGCCGTCTTCCTTCGTTAAAAGATAAGGCCTATAAAGTGGCTGAGGAGCGGGACCTGGCCAGGATCGGCCAAAAACTTAAGTCGGCCTATAAGCATGCAATGAGACTTAGAGACTTGAGAGTCAAGTATGATAGTTAA
- a CDS encoding CD1845 family protein, whose product MRWTIKIIFFPISFLLSILTAFLTFLLGIGTALLYLLMMFCIFGAIASFLQKEVTIGIEALIIGFLVSPYGVPMIGATVIAFFQGINEEIKSI is encoded by the coding sequence ATGAGATGGACAATAAAAATAATCTTTTTCCCAATCAGCTTCCTGCTTAGTATTCTCACTGCATTTCTGACATTCTTACTCGGAATAGGAACGGCACTGCTATATTTGCTGATGATGTTTTGCATATTTGGAGCAATAGCATCTTTCTTACAAAAAGAAGTTACCATCGGAATCGAAGCATTGATTATCGGATTTTTAGTTAGTCCATACGGCGTACCGATGATTGGAGCAACCGTTATAGCATTCTTTCAGGGAATCAATGAAGAGATAAAATCAATTTAA
- the pepF gene encoding oligoendopeptidase F: MEKIKMRSEVDVNETWDLTDLFATEEIYEQSLDTVEEEGRLFAETYKGNLKDAKTINAALDAYRPLLEMMHRLSTYAELDREADLLSDKAAKRYASCMARLADLSAKLAFLDVELSQAVDVVLEEARSASAENANYLAEVQKKKPHLLSQAEEGLLAALEPTLESPYQTYSDIKFGDTEFPAFEVNGKCYEMTYNSFEGHMEHENDYTLRRKAFEVFSKTLDGQKNGTASVYNTQVQKERILAHLRGYDSVFDMLLDEQDVPRPLYDRQIDVIMKELAPAMRRYAKLLAKIHHIEDMSTADLKLEVDPTYAPSVTFEEARDYVIEGLSVLGEDYGKMLRAAFAERWIDYAENKGKRTGAFCASPYGCHSYVLTSFNGKMDEVMTLAHELGHAGHFYLAGRHQNILNTRCSMYFVESPSTTNEVLMEQHLLKKVGNDKRMRRWVLSQIISKTYYHNFVTHLLEAAYQREVYKIVDAGGSVDAKTLSAIYRRVLKEFWGEEVKILPGSTLTWMRQPHYYMGMYPYTYSAGLTIGTQMAQRILSEGDHVAKEWLDVLAMGGTKTPVELAAAAGVDITTEEPLRKTIAFISDIIDEIIALTEEMEG; the protein is encoded by the coding sequence ATGGAAAAAATTAAAATGCGTTCGGAAGTGGACGTCAATGAAACCTGGGATTTGACCGATCTTTTTGCAACAGAAGAAATTTACGAACAGAGTTTGGACACGGTGGAGGAAGAGGGACGCCTTTTTGCTGAAACCTATAAAGGAAATTTGAAGGATGCAAAAACGATCAATGCGGCGTTGGATGCGTATCGTCCGCTCCTTGAGATGATGCATCGCCTGTCGACCTATGCGGAATTGGACCGCGAAGCGGATCTGCTCAGCGATAAGGCAGCGAAGCGCTATGCTTCCTGCATGGCCCGGTTGGCAGATTTGAGCGCGAAGTTGGCATTTTTAGATGTGGAGTTGTCGCAGGCAGTAGACGTCGTGTTGGAGGAAGCGCGCAGCGCATCGGCAGAAAATGCCAACTATTTGGCGGAAGTGCAAAAGAAAAAGCCGCATCTGCTGTCGCAGGCGGAAGAGGGATTGCTGGCCGCGCTGGAACCGACGTTGGAGTCGCCCTACCAGACGTATTCGGATATTAAATTCGGCGATACGGAATTTCCGGCGTTTGAGGTCAACGGCAAGTGCTATGAAATGACCTATAATTCTTTTGAAGGACATATGGAACACGAAAATGATTATACGCTGCGGCGCAAGGCATTTGAGGTGTTTTCCAAAACATTGGATGGGCAGAAAAACGGTACGGCGTCCGTTTACAATACGCAGGTTCAAAAAGAGCGGATTTTGGCTCATTTGCGCGGCTATGACTCGGTTTTCGACATGCTGTTGGATGAGCAGGATGTGCCGCGCCCGCTGTACGACCGACAGATCGACGTCATTATGAAGGAATTGGCGCCAGCGATGCGCCGCTACGCGAAGCTTTTGGCAAAGATTCACCATATTGAAGATATGTCGACGGCTGACCTGAAATTGGAGGTCGATCCGACGTATGCGCCGTCTGTGACCTTTGAAGAAGCGCGCGATTATGTGATTGAGGGGCTCTCCGTGTTGGGCGAGGACTATGGAAAGATGCTGCGCGCGGCATTTGCGGAGCGTTGGATCGATTATGCCGAAAACAAGGGCAAGCGTACCGGCGCCTTCTGTGCCAGTCCGTACGGCTGTCACTCCTACGTGTTGACGAGTTTCAACGGGAAAATGGACGAAGTGATGACGCTGGCGCACGAATTGGGTCACGCGGGTCATTTCTATTTGGCGGGGCGCCATCAAAATATTTTAAACACCCGGTGCTCGATGTACTTTGTGGAGTCCCCTTCGACGACGAATGAAGTGCTGATGGAACAGCATCTATTGAAAAAAGTGGGGAACGACAAACGGATGCGCCGCTGGGTGCTGTCGCAGATCATTTCCAAGACGTATTATCACAACTTTGTCACGCATTTGTTGGAAGCCGCCTATCAGCGGGAAGTGTACAAGATCGTCGATGCCGGTGGGTCTGTAGATGCCAAGACGCTAAGCGCGATTTACCGCCGCGTGTTGAAAGAGTTCTGGGGCGAAGAGGTGAAGATTTTGCCCGGATCCACCCTGACGTGGATGCGCCAGCCGCACTATTATATGGGCATGTATCCGTACACCTATTCCGCGGGTCTCACCATCGGCACGCAGATGGCGCAGCGCATCCTCTCCGAAGGGGATCATGTTGCGAAAGAGTGGCTCGATGTACTCGCCATGGGCGGAACGAAGACGCCCGTGGAACTTGCCGCCGCGGCAGGCGTGGACATTACGACGGAGGAACCGCTGCGCAAAACCATCGCCTTTATCAGCGATATTATCGATGAAATCATCGCTTTGACGGAGGAAATGGAAGGATAG
- a CDS encoding aminopeptidase: MKTHREILEQYAQLVIEIGVNVQAGEPVLIRCPVDGAEFARLLARYAYQRGASEVIMTWRDDALDRLRYENAPLSIFEEVPQWAFDRAKYYYEKGVNVISVSSADPELLNGIDYAKIAAASKANNEKFKPLHKYTMADICSWCVVAIPNAAWAKKVFPERGEEEAVQELWKRIFEVTRMNAADPLAAWHAHIDNLHKKARQLNDYHFSSLHYQSANGTDLIVHLPEKHRWLSASARNAKGTVFLPNLPTEEIFTVPSMNGVDGTLVATKPLAYNGTLIEDFSFRFRDGAVTDFQAKKGGHALKSLLEEAPGARRLGECALVPHDSPISNSGLLFYNTLFDENASCHFALGASYPTSLEGGTEMSPEERLAAGANDAPVHEDFMVGCADLSIRGTTASGEIVDIFVNGNFAI, encoded by the coding sequence ATGAAAACACATCGTGAAATTCTGGAACAGTATGCACAATTAGTGATTGAAATCGGCGTCAATGTACAGGCGGGGGAACCCGTGCTGATCCGCTGCCCAGTGGACGGAGCCGAATTTGCGCGGTTATTGGCGCGCTATGCCTATCAGCGCGGCGCCTCCGAAGTCATCATGACATGGCGGGATGATGCGCTGGATCGACTTCGGTATGAAAATGCCCCGCTTTCGATTTTTGAAGAAGTCCCTCAATGGGCCTTTGACCGCGCAAAGTACTATTATGAAAAGGGCGTGAATGTCATTTCCGTCTCTTCTGCGGACCCGGAACTGCTCAACGGGATCGATTACGCAAAAATCGCCGCCGCAAGCAAGGCGAATAATGAGAAATTTAAACCTCTACACAAGTACACGATGGCGGATATTTGTTCATGGTGCGTCGTCGCCATCCCCAATGCCGCCTGGGCGAAAAAAGTCTTTCCCGAACGCGGCGAAGAAGAAGCGGTACAGGAATTGTGGAAGCGAATTTTTGAAGTCACGCGGATGAATGCTGCGGATCCCTTGGCCGCATGGCATGCGCATATCGACAATCTGCACAAAAAGGCTCGACAGCTGAATGACTACCATTTTTCCTCACTTCACTATCAGAGCGCGAACGGAACCGATCTCATTGTCCATTTGCCGGAAAAACATCGCTGGCTTTCCGCTTCTGCACGGAATGCAAAGGGCACCGTCTTTTTGCCTAATTTGCCGACCGAAGAAATTTTCACCGTCCCCTCGATGAACGGCGTGGACGGTACGCTCGTTGCGACAAAGCCGCTCGCGTACAACGGCACGCTTATTGAAGATTTCTCATTCCGCTTCCGGGACGGTGCCGTAACCGACTTTCAGGCAAAAAAAGGCGGCCACGCACTCAAGAGCCTTTTGGAAGAAGCTCCCGGTGCGCGCCGCCTCGGCGAATGCGCCTTGGTTCCGCATGATTCCCCGATTTCCAACTCCGGATTATTATTTTACAACACTCTTTTTGACGAAAACGCCTCCTGCCATTTCGCGCTCGGCGCCTCGTATCCGACCAGCCTGGAGGGTGGAACGGAAATGAGTCCCGAAGAACGCCTTGCCGCAGGTGCGAACGATGCACCCGTTCACGAAGATTTCATGGTCGGTTGCGCGGATCTTTCCATCAGGGGAACGACGGCATCCGGGGAAATCGTGGATATTTTTGTAAACGGCAATTTTGCGATCTGA
- a CDS encoding helix-turn-helix domain-containing protein yields MKSKINNTFLKTVSAFSNFGTGQILFGVKDSGDVVGMKDSKAACLMIENKVNDSIEPKPGFSLEVNSKTKVITLTV; encoded by the coding sequence TTGAAATCGAAAATTAACAATACGTTTCTGAAAACGGTCAGCGCTTTTTCAAATTTTGGTACCGGTCAAATTTTGTTCGGGGTGAAGGATTCGGGCGATGTCGTTGGCATGAAGGATTCGAAAGCGGCTTGTCTCATGATAGAAAATAAAGTCAATGACAGTATTGAACCGAAACCGGGTTTTTCGCTTGAAGTGAATTCGAAAACGAAAGTGATTACGCTCACTGTTTAG
- a CDS encoding glycosyltransferase family 4 protein, whose protein sequence is MKVLLYTEGESLIEKSGLGKSIRHQMRSLELAGVEYTLDSENDDFDIFHVNTYFPKSYLMARAYRKEGKAIVYHAHSTEEDFRNSFLLSNQLSPLLKKWIKECYSLGDIIITPTPYSKDLLEGYGLEPPIYAISNGIEMDSFKKIEGGPTNFLPKIWL, encoded by the coding sequence ATGAAGGTTTTATTATATACAGAGGGTGAATCATTAATAGAAAAATCCGGCTTGGGCAAGTCAATTCGCCATCAAATGCGGTCCCTTGAGCTGGCCGGCGTAGAATATACTTTGGACAGCGAAAATGATGATTTTGATATTTTTCATGTAAATACATATTTTCCCAAGTCTTACCTTATGGCCAGGGCTTATAGAAAAGAGGGCAAGGCTATTGTTTACCATGCCCATTCCACAGAGGAAGATTTTAGAAATTCTTTCCTACTCTCAAATCAGCTATCTCCACTTTTGAAAAAATGGATAAAGGAATGTTACTCTTTGGGGGATATAATTATTACCCCCACCCCTTATTCAAAAGATCTTTTAGAGGGATACGGGCTTGAGCCGCCGATTTATGCCATTTCAAACGGGATAGAGATGGACAGCTTTAAAAAAATAGAGGGGGGCCCGACAAATTTTCTGCCAAAAATATGGCTATGA
- a CDS encoding ATP-dependent Clp protease ATP-binding subunit produces the protein MNIENYAQSTLEIIRGANQLAIRQENPEVSDLHLLYETLGQPSDLLRTALHDIGAVVPPLRDAALAAIARQRSAKGVKGLYTSRFYQQALLLAEEAARLAYKEKVQPEHLLTALLRKPDMPSAKLAAQHGLREEALQRALAKATNEVFLAGVTPELVRQLERYGRVLTREAREGKLDPVIGREEETRACIRILSRRIKNNPILIGEAGVGKTAIVEGLVQRIVQGDVPEALQDKLVFSLDMTALLAGAKYRGDFEERLKKVLEIIRDSQGKILLFIDEIHNIIGAGSSGAMDTANMLKPMLARGEIHTIGATTIEEYRKYIEPDGALDRRFQKILVEEPSEETTLAILRGLCSLYETHHGVRVTDGALVDAVRFSKRFLSERKLPDVAIDVLDEACALVRMHGESNGEVTGEAIKEIVSKLSGMPTGKLQIDRSATLQHLRTQMKEEFVGGEEIIDPILDYFMMAEAGFLPRQKPVASFLVTGPSGSGKSYLAELVAQYLYDGPRSLLRFAMGEYTDKASVAKLIGAPPGYVGYEFGGALTEALRTQPYRVLVFEDIDLAHPEVQRLLLQMVQTGKIQDNRGRVVRFNQATIFLTRTKQEEKVVDSENELSRKHCETQVWEPVVVWEKQVDRVFVLRAPDTQARKKLLQRRFYKLREALLENGIRFHVPEETLESFSAWADAEEWDARAINRVIEQDVYCQICAENLEDSLGPMTELTLYKPKNEAFYVKVSAMGTEKPSGFGSNEPNAES, from the coding sequence ATGAATATTGAAAACTACGCACAATCGACCCTGGAAATCATTCGAGGGGCCAACCAGCTGGCGATCCGGCAGGAGAATCCGGAAGTCAGCGATCTGCACCTGCTGTATGAAACCCTGGGACAACCGAGCGATCTGTTGCGCACTGCCTTGCACGATATTGGGGCGGTGGTACCGCCATTGCGCGATGCCGCGCTTGCCGCCATTGCAAGACAGCGTTCGGCAAAAGGGGTCAAAGGTCTGTATACCAGCCGCTTTTATCAACAGGCCTTGTTGTTAGCGGAAGAAGCAGCGCGGCTTGCCTATAAAGAAAAAGTACAACCGGAACATTTACTCACGGCACTTTTGCGTAAACCGGACATGCCCTCGGCGAAGTTGGCGGCACAACACGGGCTTCGTGAGGAAGCATTGCAGCGGGCACTGGCCAAAGCGACGAATGAAGTCTTCCTGGCGGGGGTGACGCCGGAACTCGTGCGTCAACTGGAGCGCTACGGGCGGGTTTTGACGCGAGAAGCCCGCGAGGGAAAGCTGGATCCGGTCATCGGACGCGAAGAAGAGACCCGAGCGTGCATTCGGATCCTTTCGCGGCGCATCAAAAACAATCCGATATTAATCGGAGAAGCCGGTGTCGGGAAAACGGCCATTGTCGAAGGTTTGGTACAGCGTATTGTGCAAGGCGATGTACCGGAAGCTTTGCAAGACAAACTTGTCTTTTCCTTGGATATGACGGCTTTGCTTGCCGGCGCGAAATATCGGGGAGACTTTGAGGAACGTCTGAAAAAGGTATTGGAAATCATCCGCGATTCGCAGGGTAAAATTCTGCTTTTTATCGATGAGATCCACAATATCATCGGGGCGGGGTCATCCGGCGCGATGGATACCGCCAATATGCTGAAGCCCATGCTGGCGCGCGGTGAAATTCACACGATCGGTGCAACCACCATCGAAGAGTATCGAAAATACATTGAACCGGATGGAGCGCTGGACCGACGCTTTCAGAAGATTCTCGTGGAAGAGCCTTCGGAAGAAACGACTCTTGCTATTTTACGCGGTCTTTGTTCTCTTTATGAAACCCATCACGGCGTGCGCGTAACGGACGGTGCCTTGGTGGATGCGGTGCGTTTCTCCAAGCGCTTTTTGTCGGAGCGTAAATTGCCTGATGTAGCAATCGATGTGCTGGATGAAGCCTGTGCACTGGTGCGCATGCACGGCGAGTCGAACGGAGAAGTGACCGGCGAGGCCATTAAAGAGATTGTATCCAAGTTGTCCGGAATGCCGACGGGTAAGCTGCAGATCGATCGTTCGGCGACACTGCAGCACTTACGGACACAAATGAAAGAAGAATTTGTCGGCGGGGAAGAAATCATTGATCCGATTCTCGACTACTTTATGATGGCGGAAGCGGGGTTTCTCCCACGGCAAAAACCGGTGGCGAGCTTTCTTGTTACAGGGCCCTCCGGCTCGGGGAAGTCCTATCTGGCGGAACTGGTTGCGCAATACCTTTACGACGGGCCACGTAGTTTACTCCGCTTTGCAATGGGAGAGTATACGGACAAGGCGTCCGTGGCCAAGCTCATCGGCGCACCGCCCGGTTATGTCGGCTACGAATTTGGAGGTGCTTTGACCGAAGCGTTACGAACCCAACCGTATCGCGTGCTTGTCTTTGAAGATATCGATCTCGCGCATCCCGAAGTGCAGCGATTGCTCTTGCAGATGGTGCAGACAGGAAAAATTCAGGACAATCGCGGACGTGTCGTACGATTCAATCAGGCCACGATTTTTCTGACGCGGACGAAACAAGAAGAGAAAGTCGTAGATTCGGAGAACGAATTAAGTCGAAAGCATTGCGAAACGCAGGTATGGGAGCCTGTCGTTGTCTGGGAAAAGCAGGTGGACCGCGTATTTGTGTTGCGTGCTCCGGATACGCAGGCGCGTAAAAAACTGTTGCAACGGAGGTTTTATAAGCTGCGTGAAGCACTTTTGGAAAACGGAATCCGGTTCCATGTGCCGGAAGAAACTCTAGAGTCGTTTTCCGCGTGGGCGGATGCGGAAGAGTGGGATGCCCGTGCGATCAATCGCGTCATTGAACAGGATGTCTATTGTCAAATCTGTGCCGAAAACTTGGAAGATTCACTCGGGCCAATGACCGAGTTGACCTTATATAAACCAAAAAATGAAGCGTTTTATGTGAAAGTTTCCGCCATGGGGACGGAAAAACCAAGCGGGTTCGGAAGTAACGAACCGAATGCAGAGAGTTAG
- a CDS encoding replication initiator protein A encodes MDFDYFYNREAERFNFLKVPEILVDGEEFKGLSAEAIILYSMLLKRTGMSFKNKWIDKEGRVFIYFTVEEIMRRRNISKPTAIKTLDELDSKKGIGLIERVRLGLGKPNIIYVKDFMSVFQAKGNDFQKSKNFTSEVKDVDLRSKENELQEVKNVNSNYIENNKSKYSKREYSFCENGLGTFQNVFLTDEDISDLQIKLNAQLDNYIERLSAYIKSTGKIYKDHKATILSWFYKDQGKSKQPKTSNVPTWEEYNKGEHL; translated from the coding sequence ATGGACTTTGACTATTTCTATAACAGAGAAGCAGAGCGATTTAACTTTTTGAAAGTGCCTGAAATATTAGTAGATGGAGAAGAATTTAAGGGGTTATCGGCAGAAGCAATTATCCTATACTCTATGCTTCTAAAGCGTACAGGAATGTCCTTTAAAAATAAATGGATAGACAAGGAAGGCAGAGTATTTATCTATTTTACCGTCGAAGAAATTATGAGAAGAAGAAATATCTCAAAGCCAACAGCCATAAAAACATTGGATGAGTTAGACAGTAAAAAAGGAATCGGACTGATTGAAAGAGTAAGGCTTGGACTTGGAAAACCTAATATCATTTATGTAAAAGACTTTATGAGTGTATTTCAAGCAAAAGGAAATGACTTTCAGAAGTCAAAAAACTTTACTTCAGAAGTAAAAGATGTTGACCTCAGAAGTAAAGAAAATGAACTTCAGGAAGTTAAAAATGTTAACTCTAACTATATAGAGAATAATAAGAGTAAGTATAGTAAGAGAGAATATAGTTTTTGCGAAAACGGACTTGGAACATTTCAAAATGTATTTTTAACTGATGAAGATATTTCTGATTTACAAATCAAACTAAATGCACAGCTTGATAATTACATTGAACGCTTATCTGCATATATCAAGAGTACCGGAAAGATCTATAAAGACCATAAAGCGACGATCCTTTCTTGGTTTTATAAAGATCAGGGCAAAAGCAAGCAGCCGAAAACATCAAATGTCCCGACATGGGAAGAATATAACAAAGGAGAACATTTATGA
- a CDS encoding fused N-dimethylarginine dimethylaminohydrolase/saccharopine dehydrogenase domain-containing protein: protein MPFEMPKYHHPDFTQDFLKNAPNVHLEEVREDGLSPRHYHALSVYPEYFKINGKWVLAAESRMDTVCVADDTPGQEHVDIVEFRNLKKGDKVVIGRTEDASEGIYVWTQGFLQADANEDTFAFRSGRSRETAFSIDYDNLYKVLEYERAHKGYVTLIIGAALALDRDSRLALERLIRKGYVQAIFCGTETAAFDLERGIFDTSWGQEHFEKEQNTTRNLFETINLARKYGSTKALVESGLVKDGFIKACVEKEVPFVIAGTIRDRLGLPETINNVYEAQNTMRFHARKTSTIIMMSAILFTIATGNMTPSYNVFDGEVRPVYMYTVDIQEFAVNKLSDRGTVTAVSMVTNVQDFIRNVDRALNL from the coding sequence ATGCCTTTTGAAATGCCGAAATATCATCATCCGGATTTCACGCAGGATTTTTTGAAAAATGCACCGAATGTACACCTGGAAGAGGTGCGGGAGGACGGGCTGAGTCCACGCCACTACCATGCGCTTTCAGTCTATCCGGAATATTTCAAGATCAACGGGAAATGGGTACTGGCAGCGGAGTCTCGCATGGACACGGTTTGTGTGGCGGATGACACCCCCGGACAAGAACATGTGGATATCGTGGAGTTTCGCAACCTGAAAAAGGGCGACAAGGTTGTAATCGGACGCACGGAAGATGCCTCGGAGGGAATTTACGTATGGACGCAGGGATTCTTGCAGGCGGATGCGAATGAGGACACCTTCGCTTTCCGTTCGGGGCGATCGCGCGAAACGGCGTTTTCGATCGATTATGACAACTTGTACAAGGTGTTGGAATATGAGCGTGCACACAAAGGCTATGTGACGTTGATTATCGGTGCCGCATTGGCATTGGATCGAGATTCGCGTCTGGCATTGGAGCGCTTGATTCGAAAGGGTTATGTGCAGGCGATTTTCTGCGGCACGGAGACGGCTGCATTCGACTTGGAACGCGGGATTTTTGACACCTCCTGGGGACAGGAACATTTTGAGAAAGAGCAGAACACCACGCGCAATCTTTTTGAAACGATCAATCTGGCGCGCAAGTACGGATCGACAAAAGCACTCGTGGAGTCGGGATTGGTGAAAGACGGATTTATCAAGGCCTGCGTAGAAAAAGAGGTGCCTTTTGTCATCGCCGGAACCATTCGTGACCGTCTCGGCCTGCCGGAAACGATCAATAATGTTTACGAGGCACAGAATACGATGCGTTTCCATGCTCGTAAGACTTCCACCATCATCATGATGTCTGCGATTCTCTTTACCATTGCGACAGGAAATATGACCCCCTCGTACAATGTCTTTGACGGCGAAGTGCGCCCGGTGTATATGTACACAGTGGATATTCAGGAGTTTGCGGTCAATAAACTGTCGGATCGCGGTACCGTAACGGCGGTGTCCATGGTGACCAATGTGCAAGATTTTATTCGCAATGTCGACCGTGCGTTGAATCTGTAA